Proteins from a genomic interval of Rosa chinensis cultivar Old Blush chromosome 2, RchiOBHm-V2, whole genome shotgun sequence:
- the LOC112187648 gene encoding nuclear pore complex protein NUP205 isoform X1 encodes MTPKQLLAVIESALLGPLPSPSQRVELMHAIRSSLPSLQSLLSYPPPKPSDRAQVQSKEVRLPNGPPILLDDQDVQIALKLSDDLHLNEIDCVRLIVSANQEWGLMGREPLEILRLATGLWYTERRDLLTAVYTLLRAVVLDQGLEAEVVSDIQKYLENLINNGLRQRLISLIKELNREEPAGLGGPHSERYVLDSRGALVVRQAVVSRERLILGHCLVLSILVVRTSPKDVKDIFLVYKDSASELSGTNDTIKRQITFSLLFSLVIAFVSDALSAAPDKASVLSQDASFRHEFHEIVMAAGNDPNVEGFVGTIRLAWAVHLMLIQDALPGRDAISSASSSDLGYLQLCLEVVFSKNVFQFILDEVLKTAAYENDDEDISYMYNAYLHKLITCFLSHPLARDKVKESKERAMSMLSPYRLVGSHDFLHDSNQTSQASENGPLPFVSLLEFVSGIYQKEPELLSGNDVLWTFVNFAGEDHTNFQTLVAFLNMLSTLASSQEGAAKVFELLQGKVFRSVGWSTLFDSLSIYDEKFKQSLQTAGAMLPELPEGDAKALVAYLNVLQKVVENGNPLERKNWFPDIEPLFKLLCYENVPPYLKGALRNAITTFVYVSPVLKDTVWSYLEQYDLPVVVGSHVGKSAQPMAAQVYDMQFELNEIEARREQYPSTISFLNLLNALISEERDLSDRGRRFIGIFRFIYDHVFRPFPQRAYADPCEKWQLVVACLQHFHMMLSLYDISEEDIDGVIDQSQLSTVTQSSLQMQLPILELLKDFMSGKSVFRNIMGILLPGVNTIITERTNQVYGKLLEKAVQLSLEIIILVLEKDLLLSDFWRPLYQPLDVILSQDHNQIVALLEYVRYDFRPQIQQCSVKIMSILSSRMVGLVQLLLKSNAASCLIEDYAACLELRSEDSQVIENASDDPGVLILQLLTDNISRPAPNITHLLLKFDLDSPIERTVLQPKFHYSCLKVILEILEKLSKPDVNMLLHEFGFQLLYKLCVDPLTCDPAMDLLSSKKYQFFVKHLDTIGVAPLPKRRNNQALRVSSLHQRAWLLKLLAIELHVGDVNKSTHLETSRSILAHLFGQETFETGIDHLVSHSFSPQDGVEHSGTQTVGKSKVLELLEVVQFRSPDTNTKLSEIVSNTKYDLLAEDVVCNPTSGKSGVHYYSERGDRLIDLASFRDKLWQKFNAVYPHLSNIGSEAELNDAKETIQQLLRWGWKNNKNVEEQAAQLHMLTAWSQVVEISASRRISSLGHQSELLYQILVAALTASASQDCSLKMAFLLCQVALTCMAKLRDERFLFPGGFSSDNQACLDIIMAKQLPNAACHSILFRLILAILRLESSEALRRRQYALLLSYFQYCQHMLDPDIPSTVLQFLLLDEQEGEDLDLQKINREQAELARANFNILRKEAQSILDLVIKDATQGSELGKTMALYVLDAIICVDHDRYFLGQLQSRGFLRSCLTNISSLSYQDGAHSRESMQRAQTLEAELALLLRISHKYGKSGAQVIFTMGALEHIASCRAVNVFQGSLRWIDTKNQRNVSVDINKQRMIVTPILRLVFSLLSLVDTSEFYEVKNKVVREVIEFVKGHRSLFDHVLREDISQADELVMEQINLVVGILSKVWPYEESDESGFVQGLFCLIHALFSRDCETLSSAQSVRSVENHRKTELNSFRICFSLSSYLYFLVTKKSFRLQVSDMPPDYNAAVSFQQPTLSLLGSFLTSLTSALERAAEEKSLLLNRIRDINELSRQEVDEIINMYARQVYVSSSDNIQKRRYIAMVEMCHVVGNRDQLITILLPLVEHVLNVFLSHFQDSSLASDPARSLKTITYGANSGPEQDISLLCGNLILTLERLELLSEDKIGHNLKVFRRLVTSLKEMTIQKLSS; translated from the exons ATGACGCCGAAGCAGCTCCTCGCGGTAATCGAATCGGCGCTACTAGGCCCGCTGCCTAGCCCATCTCAGAGAGTGGAGCTCATGCACGCTATTCGAAGCTCTCTCCCGTCGCTCCAGTCCCTCCTCTCATATCCG CCTCCGAAGCCGTCGGACCGAGCTCAAGTTCAGTCCAAAGAAGTTAGGCTTCCGAATGGGCCACCGATTTTGCTTGATGACCAGGACGTCCAGATT GCTTTGAAGTTAAGTGATGACCTCCATCTCAACGAGATTGATTGTGTCCGTTTGATTGTCTCTGCAAATCAAGAG tGGGGCTTAATGGGAAGAGAGCCACTAGAAATTTTGCGCCTTGCAACAGGGCTCTGGTACACTGAGAGAAGAGATCTATTAACAGCTGTCTATACACTTTTAAGG GCTGTTGTGCTTGATCAGGGACTTGAAGCTGAAGTTGTATCTGACATTCAAAAATATCTGGAAAATCTTATCAATAATGGGCTTAGACAGAGGTTAATATCTCTTATAAAG GAACTTAATCGAGAAGAACCAGCTGGCCTGGGCGGGCCTCATTCTGAACGTTATGTTCTCGATTCTAGAGGTGCTCTTGTTGTACGACAAGCTGTGGTTTCCCGGGAAAGGCTCATACTTGGACACTGCCTCGTTCTTTCTATTCTGGTTGTGCGGACAA GTCCAAAGGATGTAAAGGATATATTTCTCGTGTATAAAGATAGTGCTTCTGAACTTAGTGGGACTAATGACACTATAAAACGCCAG ATTACATTCagtcttcttttttctcttgtgATCGCTTTCGTATCAGACGCTCTGAGTGCAGCACCTGATAAAGCATCTGTCCTGTCCCAGGATGCATCTTTTAGACATGAATTTCATGAAATC GTAATGGCAGCCGGAAATGATCCAAATGTTGAGGGCTTTGTCGGTACCATAAGGCTTGCTTGGGCTGTACACTTGATGTTAATACAAGATGCTCTTCCCGGAAGGGATGCTATTTCAAGTGCTTCATCGAGTGATTTGGGTTATCTCCAGTTGTGCTTGGAAGTGGTTTTTTCAAAGAACGTTTTCCAGTTTATATTAGATGAAGTTCTTAAAACTGCAGCTTATGAG AATGATGACGAGGATATAAGCTATATGTACAATGCTTATCTTCACAAGTTGATCACCTGCTTCTTATCTCACCCACTTGCTAGAGACAAG GTCAAAGAATCAAAGGAGAGGGCAATGAGCATGCTTAGTCCATACCGCCTGGTTGGATCACATGATTTTTTGCATGATAGTAACCAAACTTCACAAGCCTCTGAAAATGGTCCACTACCATTCGTCTCTCTTTTGGAGTTTGTGAGTGGAATTTATCAG AAGGAACCAGAGCTGTTGTCTGGCAATGATGTCTTGTGGACCTTTGTGAACTTTGCTGGAGAGGACCATACAAATTTTCAAACCCTTGTGGCGTTCTTGAATATGCTGAGTACCTTG GCTTCTAGTCAAGAAGGTGCTGCAAAGGTTTTTGAGTTACTTCAGGGAAAAGTGTTTCGTTCTGTTGGTTGGAGCACTTTGTTTGATAGCTTATCAATTTATGACGAGAAGTTTAAACAGTCCCTTCAAACTGCTGGTGCCATGTTACCGGAACTCCCAGAGGGTGATGCAAAAGCACTCGTTGCTTATTTGAATGTCCTTCAAAAG GTTGTGGAAAATGGAAATCCCCTTGAACGAAAGAACTGGTTTCCTGATATTGAGCCTTTGTTTAAGCTTCTTTGTTATGAAAATGTGCCTCCTTATCTAAAG GGTGCCTTGCGTAATGCAATAACAACTTTTGTATATGTTTCTCCTGTCCTAAAAGATACAGTCTGGAGTTATCTTGAGCAGTATGATCTCCCCGTGGTTGTTGGATCTCATGTTGGGAAGAGTGCACAGCCCATGGCTGCACAG GTGTATGATATGCAATTTGAGCTCAATGAAATAGAAGCAAGGAGAGAGCAATATCCTTCAACAATATCCTTCCTTAACCTGTTAAATGCTCTTATATCTGAAGAAAGAGACTTAAGTGATAGAGGGCGCAG ATTCATTGGAATTTTCAGGTTCATTTATGATCATGTTTTTAGGCCATTCCCTCAAAGAGCCTATGCCGATCCTTGTGAGAAATGGCAATTAGTTGTTGCATGTCTTCAGCACTTTCATAT GATGTTGAGTCTGTATGACATCAGTGAAGAGGATATTGATGGTGTCATTGATCAATCTCAGCTTTCAACAGTAACACAATCTTCACTCCAGATGCAGCTACCAATTCTAGAATTGCTAAAA GACTTTATGAGTGGAAAATCTGTTTTCCGGAACATCATGGGCATCCTTCTGCCAGGTGTCAATACCATTATAACTGAACGAACAAATCAAGTGTACGGGAAACTCTTAGAGAAGGCTGTGCAACTCTCATTGGAGATTATAATCCTTGTCTTGGAGAAGGATTTGCTTCTTTCTGATTTCTGGCGTCCTCTGTACCAG CCTCTGGATGTTATACTCTCTCAAGATCATAATCAAATTGTAGCTTTATTGGAATATGTCAGATATGATTTTCGACCACAAATTCAGCAGTGCTCTGTCAAAATCATGAGTATATTAAG TTCTCGCATGGTCGGGCTTGTACAATTACTGCTAAAGTCAAATGCTGCAAGCTGTTTGATTGAGGATTATGCAGCCTGCCTAGAATTACGATCAGAGGATTCTCAGGTGATAGAGAACGCTAGTGATGATCCAGGTGTACTAATATTGCAG CTTCTAACTGACAATATCAGTCGGCCAGCTCCCAATATCACCCATTTGCTACTCAAATTTGATCTTGACAGTCCCATTGAGCGTACTGTGCTACAACCAAAATTTCATTACAG TTGCTTGAAGGTTATCCTTGAGATCTTGGAGAAGCTTTCAAAGCCTGATGTGAATATGTTACTTCATGAATTTGGTTTTCAG CTCCTTTATAAATTGTGTGTGGATCCACTAACATGTGATCCTGCGATGGATCTGTTGAGTAGTAAGAAGTATCAGTTTTTTGTAAAG CACCTAGATACGATTGGGGTTGCCCCACTTCCTAAAAGGAGGAACAACCAGGCCCTACGCGTCAGTTCCCTTCATCAG AGAGCTTGGCTGTTGAAACTACTAGCTATTGAACTTCATGTTGGTGATGTCAATAAATCCACTCACCTAGAAACATCTCGTAGCATCCTTGCGCATCTTTTTGGGCAGGAAACTTTCGAAACTGGAATTGATCACCTCGTGTCTCATTCGTTTTCTCCTCAAGATGGTGTTGAACATTCTGGAACCCAAACTGTCGGGAAGAGTAAg GTGTTGGAGTTGCTTGAAGTGGTTCAGTTTAGATCCCCCGATACAAACACGAAGCTTTCTGAGATTGTTTCCAATACGAAATATGATTTGTTG GCAGAGGATGTAGTTTGTAATCCTACTTCTGGAAAAAGTGGTGTCCATTACTATTCGGAGCGTGGTGATCGATTGATAGACCTTGCGTCATTCCGTGATAAACTTTGGCAG AAATTCAATGCTGTTTATCCCCACTTGAGTAACATTGGAAGTGAAGCAGAGCTGAACGATGCAAAAGAAACAATTCAACAGTTGTTGAGATGGGGATGGAAGAACAATAAGAACGTTGAAGAGCAAGCTGCCCAACTTCATATGTTAACCGCCTGGTCGCAAGTTGTTGAG ATCTCTGCTTCCCGAAGAATATCATCACTTGGACATCAATCTGAACTTCTATATCA GATTCTTGTAGCTGCTTTGACTGCTTCTGCTTCTCAAGATTGTTCATTAAAGATGGCATTTTTGTTGTGTCAG GTTGCATTGACATGCATGGCAAAGTTACGAGATGAAAGATTTTTATTCCCTGGTGGCTTTAGTTCTGATAATCAGGCATGTCTTGatattatcatggcaaagcaaTTACCAAATGCAGCTTGTCATTCAATCCTGTTTAGGCTCATATTGGCAATTCTCAGACTTGAATCATCAGAAGCCTTAAGGAGACG GCAATATGCATTGCTCCTCAGCTATTTTCAGTATTGTCAGCATATGCTTGATCCAGATATCCCATCAACAGTTCTGCAATTTTTGTTGCTTGATGAGCAAGAGGGTGAAGATCTGGATCTCCAGAAG ATCAATCGAGAACAAGCAGAACTTGCCCGTGCCAATTTCAATATTTTAAGAAAAGAAGCTCAATCTATTTTGGATTTG GTAATAAAAGATGCTACTCAAGGAAGTGAACTTGGGAAGACTATGGCACTCTATGTTTTGGATGCAATCATCTGTGTAGATCATGATAGATATTTCCTGGGCCAACTTCAAAGCAGGGGTTTCCTAAGATCTTGTCTTACGAACATCAGCAGCTTATCTTATCAG GATGGTGCACATTCTCGAGAATCAATGCAGCGAGCGCAAACTCTGGAGGCTGAACTTGCTTTGCTTTTGAGAATAAGCCATAAGTATGGGAAATCTGGAGCTCAGGTTATCTTTACAATGGGGGCTTTGGAGCATATTGCTTCATGCAGGGCGGTCAACGTTTTC CAGGGAAGTTTGCGATGGATTGACACTAAGAATCAAAGAAATGTTTCTGTGGATATCAACAAGCAAAGGATGATTGTAACCCCTATTCTGAGATTGGTGTTTTCTCTGTTGTCTCTAGTTGATACATCCGAATTTTATGAG GTGAAGAATAAAGTTGTTCGGGAAGTCATAGAATTTGTCAAGGGACATAGATCACTTTTTGATCATGTTCTTCGGGAAGACATTTCCCAAGCTGATGAGTTGGTGATGGAGCAGATAAACCTCGTTGTTGGTATACTAAGCAAG GTTTGGCCATATGAAGAGAGTGACGAATCTGGCTTTGTTCAAGGTCTTTTTTGTTTGATACATGCTCTTTTCTCTCGTGACTGTGAGACTCTAAGTTCTGCTCAATCAGTTCGATCTGTTGAG AATCACAGGAAAACAGAGCTTAACTCATTTCGAATATGCTTCAGCCTCAGCTCATATCTATATTTTCTAGTCACAAAGAAGTCCTTTAGACTGCAG GTCTCAGACATGCCTCCTGATTACAATGCTGCCGTTTCCTTTCAACAGCCAACATTGAGTTTGCTTGGATCTTTTCTCACTTCTTTAACAAGTGCTCTTGAAAGAGCTGCTGAGGAAAAATCCTTGCTTCTTAATAGG ATTCGAGACATAAATGAATTATCAAGACAGGAGGTGGATGAAATTATCAATATGTATGCTCGGCAAGTGTATGTTTCATCATCTGACAATATACAGAAAAG GAGGTATATTGCGATGGTGGAAATGTGCCATGTTGTCGGGAATAGAGATCAGTTAATAACTATATTACTTCCACTAGTGGAACATGTGCTGAATGTCTTCCTAAGCCATTTTCAGGACAG CTCTTTGGCATCTGATCCCGCTCGCTCTTTGAAGACAATTACATACGGTGCCAACTCTGGCCCAGAACAAGACATATCTTTGTTGTGCGGAAATCTTATTTTGACTTTAGAAAGACTCGAGTTACTTAGTGAG gacaAAATAGGCCACAATCTTAAAGTGTTTCGAAGATTAGTGACTTCGCTCAAGGAAATGACGATCCAAAAGTTGTCTTCATGA